From Myxococcales bacterium, the proteins below share one genomic window:
- a CDS encoding D-lysine 5,6-aminomutase subunit alpha: MANVPMDTQKVARCRELAGAVADDVQGYIDRHTSVGAERTILRSYGVDGLDDRGAPLVNVAVERYQREGLLGRGISYFLGRALLSGADDVQDAAERLAFGPEVDRGEGGPDVAAVRAALEPHAKAALARVDAAKAQREARKAAISPGPTPHKYVIVATGNIYDDAVQAKAAAHAGADVVAVIRATAQSLLDYVPHGATTEGYGGTFATQENFKIIRRATNEASEEYGRYIHQTNYSSGLCMSEIAWMAAVEGLDMLLNDAMYGILFRDINMCRNFVDQYVSRRFIARAGIVINTGEDNYLTTADAVEKAHTVLASQFINEAFAKHAGVREEQMGLGHAYEIDPWKEDSFLFEIAQAQLVRQVFPNHPIKWMPPTKHKTGDIFQSHVHDALFNLVGITTNQSIELLGMFSEAIHNPMLMDRYLSLKATKYMYTTCKHLGDEISWKPDGIVAKRAVQVLDESLELLESVAKEGIWEAISKGAFADVKRTREGGKGFHGVAERHADYVNPVLDLLEKGT; this comes from the coding sequence ATGGCAAACGTCCCCATGGACACGCAGAAAGTCGCCCGCTGCCGCGAGCTCGCGGGCGCCGTCGCCGACGACGTCCAAGGCTACATCGATCGCCACACGAGCGTCGGGGCCGAGCGCACGATCTTGCGCTCGTACGGCGTCGATGGCCTCGACGACCGCGGCGCCCCGCTCGTCAACGTCGCGGTGGAGCGCTACCAGCGCGAAGGCCTCCTCGGCCGTGGGATAAGCTATTTTCTCGGGCGCGCGCTGCTCTCTGGCGCGGACGACGTGCAGGACGCCGCCGAGCGGCTCGCGTTCGGGCCCGAGGTCGATCGCGGAGAGGGTGGACCGGACGTGGCCGCGGTGCGCGCGGCGCTCGAGCCCCACGCGAAGGCCGCCCTCGCCCGCGTCGACGCCGCGAAGGCGCAGCGCGAGGCACGAAAGGCCGCGATTTCTCCCGGTCCGACGCCGCACAAGTACGTGATCGTCGCGACGGGGAACATCTACGACGACGCCGTGCAAGCCAAGGCCGCCGCCCACGCGGGCGCGGACGTCGTCGCGGTCATTCGCGCCACGGCGCAGTCCCTGCTCGACTACGTGCCCCACGGCGCCACGACCGAGGGCTACGGCGGCACGTTCGCCACGCAGGAGAACTTCAAGATCATCCGCCGCGCGACGAACGAGGCCTCCGAGGAGTACGGCAGGTACATCCACCAGACGAACTACTCGTCGGGCCTCTGCATGAGCGAGATCGCCTGGATGGCCGCGGTCGAGGGGCTCGACATGCTCCTCAACGACGCCATGTACGGGATCCTCTTCCGCGACATCAACATGTGCCGAAACTTCGTCGACCAGTACGTGTCGCGCCGCTTCATCGCGCGAGCGGGCATCGTCATCAACACGGGCGAGGACAACTACCTCACCACGGCCGACGCCGTGGAGAAGGCCCATACGGTGCTCGCGAGCCAGTTCATCAACGAGGCCTTCGCGAAGCACGCCGGTGTCCGCGAGGAGCAGATGGGCCTCGGGCACGCGTACGAGATCGACCCGTGGAAGGAAGACTCGTTCCTCTTCGAGATCGCCCAAGCGCAGCTCGTGCGGCAGGTGTTCCCGAACCACCCCATCAAGTGGATGCCGCCGACGAAGCACAAGACGGGCGACATCTTCCAGAGCCACGTGCACGACGCGCTCTTCAACCTGGTCGGCATCACGACGAACCAGAGTATCGAGCTCCTCGGCATGTTCAGCGAGGCGATCCACAACCCCATGCTGATGGACCGCTACCTCTCCCTGAAGGCCACGAAATACATGTATACCACATGCAAACACCTGGGCGACGAGATCTCCTGGAAGCCCGACGGGATCGTCGCGAAGCGCGCCGTCCAGGTGCTCGACGAGTCTCTCGAGCTGCTCGAGAGCGTCGCCAAGGAGGGCATCTGGGAGGCCATCTCGAAGGGGGCCTTCGCCGACGTGAAGCGCACACGCGAAGGCGGAAAGGGCTTCCATGGCGTCGCCGAGCGCCACGCCGACTACGTGAACCCCGTGCTCGATCTGCTCGAGAAAGGAACCTGA
- a CDS encoding sphingosine kinase, whose translation MAGIGIVLNPRSRKNLKDPKAARRLASTLGDHGVVREARSLDDLYRIAEDFKRLDIDVLGISGGDGTNHVTLTGFIDVYGGNALPQIAFLRGGTMNTVANSCGVSRGKPEGLLSKLLRRYVVRGARPLENVERHVARIGEHYGFLFGTGAVRGFLAEYYAGGPPDPVIAAKTLLRGVGSTLVGGEMVKRMCAPFRGRVVFDDGSSWEDRDYLSTAGGTIDQIGLNFKPFYRYAEKPGCFHMLGITASPARFVRNLPRILQGRPMAEGATFEAVVPAATIEARRGERIAYMIDGDLHESGAELRIETGPRVRILVG comes from the coding sequence ATGGCAGGCATCGGCATCGTCCTGAACCCCCGCAGTCGGAAGAACCTGAAAGACCCGAAGGCCGCCCGGCGCCTCGCGTCGACGTTGGGGGACCACGGGGTCGTCCGCGAGGCGCGCTCCCTCGACGACCTCTACCGCATCGCCGAAGACTTCAAGCGCCTCGACATCGACGTGCTCGGCATCAGCGGGGGCGACGGCACGAACCACGTCACGCTGACCGGGTTCATCGACGTCTACGGGGGCAACGCGCTCCCGCAGATCGCCTTCCTCCGCGGCGGCACCATGAACACCGTGGCGAACTCCTGCGGCGTCTCGCGGGGCAAACCCGAGGGGCTCCTCTCCAAGCTCCTTCGCCGCTACGTGGTCCGCGGCGCGCGCCCCCTCGAGAACGTCGAGCGGCACGTCGCCCGGATCGGCGAGCACTACGGGTTTCTGTTCGGCACGGGCGCGGTCCGAGGCTTCCTCGCGGAGTACTACGCCGGCGGCCCCCCCGATCCCGTGATCGCCGCGAAGACCCTGCTCCGGGGCGTCGGCAGCACGCTCGTCGGCGGCGAGATGGTGAAGCGCATGTGCGCGCCGTTCCGCGGGCGCGTCGTGTTCGACGACGGCTCGAGCTGGGAGGACCGCGACTACCTGTCGACGGCCGGTGGCACCATCGACCAAATCGGCCTAAATTTTAAGCCGTTCTACCGCTATGCCGAAAAGCCCGGGTGTTTTCACATGCTCGGGATCACCGCGAGCCCTGCGCGGTTCGTCCGAAACCTGCCGCGAATCCTGCAGGGTCGCCCCATGGCCGAAGGGGCGACGTTCGAGGCCGTCGTGCCGGCGGCCACGATCGAGGCGCGGCGCGGGGAGCGCATCGCCTACATGATCGACGGAGACCTCCACGAGTCCGGCGCCGAGCTCCGCATCGAGACGGGGCCTCGCGTCCGCATCCTCGTAGGCTGA
- the lon gene encoding endopeptidase La → MFFKNDSEKNAALAQKRRVVPLLPLRDIIVFPHMGSQLFVGRERSIAALDAAMSRDKDIFLAAQKNAKTNDPTPEDIYAVGTVGTVKELLRLPDGTVRVLVEGKKRAKVRKFVHTDEFFLVEVDEIVEAPQTGVEVEALMRSVHAAFEMYVKLNKKVQPEVLMHVQTLDDAAKLSDAIVANLPTVKLQDRQALLENDDAMKRLERLHELMQAEIEILQVEKKIRSRVKKQMEKTQKEYYLNEQMQAIQKELGGGERDEFKNEIAEIEEQLKTKAMSKEAQAKVKKELKKLKMMHPTSAEATVVRNYIDWILTLPWEERSEDAHDLAAAEEVLDADHYGLKKIKERILEYLAVQALTQKLRGPVLCLVGPPGVGKTSLARSIARSTNRKFVRLALGGVRDEAEIRGHRRTYIGAMPGKLIQSMKKAGTNNPVFLLDEVDKMSADFRGDPAAALLEVLDPEQNSAFNDHYLDLDYDLSDVMFITTANTLSGIPVPLQDRMEIISLSGYTEFEKMNIAVKYLVPRQKKENGLEGVDLTITDGALRTTIHHYTREAGVRSLEREIASLCRKVARKVVAEGKDQKIVVDVADVPKLLGVPKFPPSRKKEHDEVGVTNGLAVTFAGGEMLQCEVSCVPGKGKLAVTGMLQKMMEESAQAAMSYIRSRAAALGLDPDFYQKVDVHVHFPGADPKDGNSAGVTIATTIASALTKIPVRHDIAMTGEVTLRGRVQVIGGVKEKLLAAHRAGIKTVLMPRENRKDLRDVPRRVLKSMRVVLVDHADDVLREALRFADADAVFGPRRDGMEYVDGELKVFGPGPVTPRPAEPPPIPGHA, encoded by the coding sequence ATGTTCTTCAAGAACGACTCCGAGAAAAACGCCGCCCTCGCCCAGAAGCGCCGGGTCGTTCCGCTCCTCCCGCTCCGCGACATCATCGTGTTCCCGCACATGGGCAGTCAGCTCTTCGTGGGGCGTGAGCGGTCGATCGCCGCCCTCGACGCGGCCATGTCGCGCGACAAGGACATTTTCCTCGCGGCGCAGAAGAACGCGAAGACGAACGATCCCACGCCCGAGGACATCTACGCCGTCGGCACTGTGGGTACGGTGAAGGAGCTCCTGCGCCTGCCCGATGGCACGGTGCGTGTGCTCGTCGAGGGGAAAAAGCGGGCGAAGGTGCGCAAGTTCGTCCACACCGACGAGTTCTTCCTCGTCGAGGTCGACGAGATCGTCGAGGCCCCGCAGACGGGCGTCGAGGTCGAGGCGCTCATGCGCTCGGTGCACGCGGCCTTCGAGATGTACGTGAAGCTGAACAAGAAGGTTCAGCCCGAAGTGCTCATGCACGTCCAGACCCTCGACGACGCGGCGAAGCTCTCGGACGCCATCGTCGCGAACCTGCCCACCGTGAAGCTCCAGGATCGCCAAGCGCTCCTCGAGAACGACGACGCCATGAAGCGCCTCGAGCGCCTCCACGAGCTCATGCAGGCCGAGATCGAGATCCTCCAGGTGGAGAAGAAGATCCGCTCTCGCGTCAAGAAGCAGATGGAGAAGACGCAGAAGGAATACTACCTGAACGAGCAAATGCAGGCGATCCAGAAGGAGCTGGGTGGCGGCGAGCGCGACGAGTTCAAGAACGAGATCGCGGAGATCGAAGAGCAGCTCAAGACGAAGGCCATGAGCAAAGAGGCTCAGGCCAAGGTCAAAAAAGAGCTCAAGAAGCTCAAGATGATGCACCCCACGAGCGCCGAGGCGACCGTGGTGAGAAACTACATCGATTGGATCCTCACGCTCCCGTGGGAGGAGCGCAGCGAGGACGCCCACGACCTCGCCGCGGCCGAAGAGGTGCTCGACGCCGATCACTACGGCCTCAAAAAGATCAAAGAGCGCATCCTCGAGTACCTCGCCGTGCAGGCGCTCACGCAGAAGCTCCGCGGCCCCGTGCTCTGCCTCGTGGGCCCGCCCGGCGTCGGCAAGACGAGCCTCGCGCGCAGCATCGCGCGCTCCACGAACCGCAAGTTCGTGAGGCTCGCGCTCGGAGGCGTCCGCGACGAGGCCGAGATCCGCGGCCACCGAAGGACGTACATCGGCGCGATGCCCGGCAAGCTCATTCAGAGCATGAAAAAGGCCGGCACGAACAACCCGGTCTTCTTGCTCGACGAGGTCGACAAGATGTCGGCCGACTTCCGCGGCGATCCGGCCGCGGCCCTGCTCGAGGTGCTCGACCCGGAGCAGAACAGCGCCTTCAACGACCACTACCTCGATCTCGACTACGACCTCAGCGACGTCATGTTCATCACGACGGCGAACACGCTGTCGGGCATCCCCGTGCCGCTCCAGGACCGCATGGAGATCATCTCGCTCTCCGGGTACACGGAGTTCGAGAAGATGAACATCGCGGTGAAGTACCTCGTCCCGCGCCAGAAGAAGGAGAACGGCCTCGAGGGCGTCGATCTCACGATCACCGACGGGGCGCTCCGCACGACCATCCACCACTACACGCGCGAGGCCGGCGTGCGCTCGCTCGAGCGCGAGATCGCGAGCCTCTGCCGCAAGGTGGCCCGCAAGGTCGTCGCCGAGGGCAAAGACCAGAAGATCGTGGTCGACGTGGCGGACGTGCCGAAGCTGCTCGGCGTGCCGAAATTCCCGCCGTCTCGGAAGAAGGAGCACGACGAGGTCGGCGTCACGAACGGGCTCGCCGTGACGTTCGCCGGGGGTGAGATGCTCCAATGCGAGGTCTCGTGTGTGCCCGGCAAGGGCAAGCTCGCCGTCACGGGCATGCTCCAGAAGATGATGGAGGAGAGCGCCCAAGCGGCCATGAGCTACATCCGCTCGCGCGCGGCGGCCCTCGGCCTCGACCCCGATTTCTACCAAAAGGTCGACGTGCACGTTCACTTCCCCGGCGCGGATCCGAAAGACGGCAACAGCGCCGGCGTCACGATCGCGACCACGATCGCGAGCGCGCTCACGAAGATCCCGGTTCGCCACGACATCGCCATGACCGGCGAGGTCACGCTGCGCGGGCGCGTGCAGGTGATCGGCGGCGTCAAAGAGAAGCTCTTGGCTGCGCACCGCGCCGGCATCAAGACGGTGCTGATGCCGCGCGAGAACCGCAAGGACCTCCGTGACGTGCCTCGGCGCGTGCTGAAGTCGATGCGCGTCGTGCTCGTCGACCACGCCGACGACGTGCTGCGCGAGGCCCTCCGCTTCGCCGACGCCGACGCCGTGTTCGGCCCGCGCCGCGACGGCATGGAATACGTGGACGGTGAGCTCAAGGTCTTTGGCCCGGGCCCCGTCACCCCGCGTCCCGCCGAGCCTCCGCCCATTCCCGGCCACGCCTGA
- a CDS encoding DUF2334 domain-containing protein gives MARARVHVSIHDVSPAWDAEVEHALRMCADVGIKPGLLVVPNFHGRAPLAESPRYAARLRALQAQGHEVFLHGFFHRARGAEEGPKGDGRPGGVAHAFAQKVVSAGEAEFSDVTRAEARERLDEGIRVLEGAGLSLDGFVPPAWSSPAWLVDELGARGLRYTEDHLSITDPVARVRRPSLVLNFASRTRARMLSTIGFCRAARPLAALAPTRVALHPGDMTKAALRHEVRDLLAWAARHDVVPARELFG, from the coding sequence GTGGCGAGGGCGCGTGTCCACGTCAGCATCCACGACGTGTCCCCCGCGTGGGACGCCGAGGTGGAGCACGCGCTCCGTATGTGCGCCGATGTAGGTATCAAGCCGGGGCTCCTGGTCGTGCCGAACTTTCACGGGCGCGCGCCCCTCGCCGAGAGCCCACGGTACGCGGCGCGGCTTCGGGCCCTCCAGGCCCAGGGCCACGAGGTGTTCCTTCACGGCTTTTTTCACCGCGCGCGCGGGGCAGAAGAGGGGCCGAAGGGCGATGGCCGTCCGGGCGGGGTGGCGCACGCCTTCGCGCAGAAGGTCGTCTCCGCCGGCGAGGCCGAGTTCTCCGACGTGACCCGCGCCGAGGCCCGCGAGCGCCTCGACGAGGGCATCCGCGTGCTCGAGGGCGCAGGTCTCTCGCTCGACGGGTTCGTGCCTCCGGCGTGGTCGAGCCCGGCGTGGCTCGTCGACGAGCTCGGCGCACGAGGCCTCCGCTACACCGAAGATCACCTCTCGATCACGGATCCTGTCGCGCGCGTTCGCCGCCCGAGCCTCGTCTTGAACTTCGCGAGCCGCACGCGGGCTCGCATGCTCTCGACCATCGGGTTTTGCAGGGCCGCGCGCCCTCTTGCCGCGCTCGCGCCGACCCGGGTCGCGCTCCACCCGGGCGACATGACGAAGGCCGCCCTCCGCCACGAGGTGCGCGATCTGCTCGCGTGGGCTGCCCGGCACGACGTCGTGCCCGCGCGCGAGCTCTTCGGCTGA
- a CDS encoding (2Fe-2S)-binding protein, producing MYVCSCFAVTDSEIEGLIGEGVTSVEGITKACRAGGDCGSCLGQIADMVADRDDGPGLVPAGALARKSCAA from the coding sequence ATGTACGTGTGCTCGTGTTTCGCCGTCACGGACTCCGAAATCGAAGGCCTCATCGGGGAGGGCGTGACCTCCGTCGAGGGGATCACCAAGGCGTGCCGCGCCGGCGGAGACTGCGGGTCGTGCCTCGGCCAGATCGCCGACATGGTGGCCGACCGCGACGACGGCCCGGGCCTCGTGCCAGCGGGCGCCCTCGCGCGGAAGTCGTGCGCGGCGTAG
- a CDS encoding winged helix-turn-helix transcriptional regulator, translated as MSGRSPEGYDYREVASCACFHVRRAARVVTQDFDDALQPVGLKATQYTVLCALAGPWRTPPPIAALAEHLLVEPSALSRNVAGLVKRGLVKLSPGKDRRERGVSLTPAGRDLFEAGFPHWKRAQDALRARLGDEAFRGALGTLKVLSEKP; from the coding sequence ATGAGCGGTCGAAGCCCCGAGGGATACGACTACCGCGAGGTCGCGAGCTGCGCGTGCTTCCACGTGCGTCGCGCGGCGCGGGTCGTCACCCAAGACTTCGACGACGCGCTCCAGCCGGTCGGGCTGAAGGCCACGCAGTACACGGTCCTGTGCGCGCTCGCGGGGCCGTGGCGCACTCCGCCGCCGATCGCGGCGCTCGCGGAGCACCTCCTCGTCGAGCCGTCGGCCCTGTCACGCAACGTGGCGGGGCTCGTGAAGCGTGGGCTCGTGAAGCTCTCTCCGGGCAAGGATCGTCGCGAGCGTGGTGTGTCTCTCACGCCCGCCGGGAGGGACCTGTTCGAGGCGGGTTTTCCCCATTGGAAGCGGGCACAAGACGCCCTCCGCGCCCGCCTCGGGGACGAGGCCTTCCGAGGGGCGCTCGGCACGCTCAAGGTGCTGAGCGAGAAGCCCTGA
- a CDS encoding glycosyltransferase yields the protein MKVLDLTEFYSERGGGVRSHLEGKSQVLCQRGDEHVIVAPGATDSETRGAVARGPGSARIIRIAGPNMPYDPTYHAFPGVAKIRAVIAKERPDVLEVHSPYMGAIAALGASDHDFGVRTFRWHSDFLDTYAQVFGWAVEGRFPRLAKLLPSPLRVVRPAWGLVRRLAQGMDATLVASRSQRTKLEGHGVARVHHVPFGVDVTQIDEITRVARRAELTMGRPGPLLVGVGRFAVEKRWDVVLEASRQLLPTLPHTLALFGDGPERTKLERAAGSHVRFLGFEKDRERLFSGLAAGDALVHGCPCETFGLSIAEALAAGLPVVVPRAGGAFDLADPTVSETYEPLDASACAAAVRRLLGRDREELGRAARAFAGALPSHEGEIDALRALYTDLLGARPAPRLASRNPRM from the coding sequence GTGAAGGTTCTGGATTTGACGGAGTTCTATTCCGAAAGGGGTGGCGGGGTTCGAAGCCATCTGGAGGGGAAGAGTCAGGTTCTGTGCCAGAGGGGTGACGAGCACGTCATCGTGGCCCCTGGGGCGACCGATTCGGAGACGCGCGGAGCTGTAGCACGGGGCCCGGGGAGCGCACGAATCATTCGTATTGCAGGGCCAAACATGCCGTACGACCCCACCTACCACGCCTTCCCGGGGGTCGCGAAAATCCGGGCCGTGATCGCCAAGGAGAGGCCCGACGTCCTCGAGGTGCACTCTCCCTACATGGGAGCTATCGCGGCCCTCGGGGCCTCGGACCATGACTTTGGTGTCCGGACGTTTCGCTGGCACTCCGATTTTCTCGATACCTACGCCCAGGTTTTCGGGTGGGCGGTCGAGGGCAGATTCCCCCGCCTGGCTAAGCTTTTACCCAGTCCTTTGCGGGTGGTGAGGCCCGCGTGGGGGCTCGTCCGACGCCTCGCCCAGGGCATGGACGCGACCCTCGTGGCATCGCGATCACAGCGGACCAAGCTCGAGGGGCACGGGGTGGCGCGGGTCCACCACGTTCCGTTCGGGGTCGACGTCACCCAAATCGATGAAATCACTAGGGTCGCGCGGCGTGCCGAGCTCACCATGGGCAGGCCGGGGCCGCTGCTCGTGGGGGTCGGCAGGTTCGCCGTAGAGAAGCGCTGGGACGTGGTCCTCGAGGCCTCCCGGCAGCTCTTGCCTACATTACCTCACACGCTTGCCCTTTTCGGCGACGGCCCGGAGCGCACGAAGCTCGAGCGGGCGGCGGGGTCCCACGTGAGGTTCCTCGGCTTCGAGAAGGACCGTGAGCGGCTCTTTTCGGGGCTCGCGGCGGGCGACGCGCTCGTGCACGGGTGCCCCTGCGAGACGTTCGGCCTGTCGATCGCGGAGGCGCTCGCGGCGGGGCTGCCCGTGGTCGTGCCGCGAGCCGGGGGGGCCTTCGACCTCGCCGACCCGACCGTGTCCGAGACGTACGAGCCCTTGGACGCTTCGGCGTGCGCGGCGGCCGTTCGGAGGCTCCTCGGGAGGGATCGGGAAGAGCTCGGCCGTGCCGCGAGGGCGTTCGCGGGCGCGCTCCCCTCCCACGAGGGCGAGATCGACGCCCTCCGCGCCCTCTACACGGACCTCCTCGGGGCCCGCCCCGCCCCGCGCCTGGCCTCGAGAAATCCGCGCATGTGA
- a CDS encoding glycosyltransferase, whose amino-acid sequence MDVRKIAPFAALAARQGRPLRVAILSDFTRIPYANGAAFQTRFLYQELTRCGHEVTVIGPHDPDATPDELAPGTIELPSLPLKTYPGVYIPLPLESWVYKIGRFDFDIVFAQTTTLLLEFGVWLRKMRGIPLLCVNTTHLAAAYDVLLPEKLAKIPALHAGLEITLKRPYERLFAKVYNDSDGLVVLSEGLRSYWRERGVTAPIHVVPRAVQPEIFDKPLGDDPYQDFLGDTPHFGGARLLCAGRHTREKSQDRVIRIFARHVASKDPHATLTMLGDGPDSAYYKRVAVEEGVGSRVFFPGEVPFTRMVDFYGYADVFVHGSLSETYGNVMGEALWCGTPTVAYADGMGVSSQIRDGVNGVLLAPGSGTQAEAQADEAFGRAVLRLLGDPEGRARLGTMASKLARERCSPLAVQERIADTFRAAQDHAGACGLRPDVRRPLAMQWLTTFHHFRSWATINAGVYLAGHIRPAGEKKRERIHPQIGR is encoded by the coding sequence ATGGATGTGCGCAAGATCGCGCCGTTCGCGGCCCTCGCCGCCCGGCAGGGTCGCCCACTCCGCGTCGCCATTCTGAGTGATTTCACGAGGATTCCTTACGCCAACGGGGCCGCGTTCCAGACGCGCTTCCTATACCAGGAGCTCACCCGGTGCGGCCACGAGGTGACCGTCATCGGGCCCCATGATCCGGATGCCACCCCCGACGAGCTGGCCCCGGGCACCATCGAGCTGCCGAGCTTGCCCCTCAAGACGTACCCCGGCGTTTACATCCCGCTCCCGCTCGAGTCGTGGGTGTACAAAATCGGCCGGTTCGACTTCGACATCGTCTTCGCCCAGACGACCACGCTCCTCCTCGAGTTCGGGGTTTGGCTGCGGAAGATGCGCGGCATCCCGCTCTTGTGCGTCAACACGACGCACCTCGCGGCCGCCTACGACGTGCTCCTTCCCGAGAAGCTCGCCAAGATCCCCGCCCTCCACGCGGGGCTCGAGATCACCCTGAAGCGCCCGTACGAGCGCCTCTTCGCCAAGGTCTACAACGACTCGGACGGCCTCGTCGTCTTGAGCGAAGGTCTCCGGAGCTACTGGCGCGAGCGCGGTGTCACGGCGCCGATCCACGTCGTTCCTCGCGCGGTGCAGCCCGAGATCTTCGACAAGCCCCTCGGCGACGACCCGTACCAAGATTTCCTCGGCGACACGCCGCACTTCGGAGGCGCGCGCCTCTTGTGCGCCGGGCGCCACACCCGCGAAAAATCGCAGGATCGCGTCATCCGCATCTTCGCGCGCCACGTCGCCTCGAAAGACCCCCACGCGACGCTCACCATGCTCGGCGATGGCCCCGACAGCGCCTACTACAAGCGCGTCGCGGTCGAAGAGGGCGTCGGCTCTCGGGTGTTTTTCCCTGGCGAGGTGCCCTTCACGCGCATGGTCGACTTCTACGGCTACGCCGACGTGTTCGTGCACGGGTCCCTCAGCGAGACGTACGGCAACGTCATGGGCGAGGCCCTCTGGTGCGGAACCCCCACGGTCGCCTACGCCGACGGCATGGGTGTCTCGTCGCAAATCCGCGACGGCGTGAACGGCGTGCTGCTCGCGCCCGGCTCCGGGACCCAAGCCGAGGCCCAGGCCGACGAGGCCTTCGGTCGAGCGGTGCTCCGCCTCCTCGGCGATCCCGAGGGTCGCGCGCGCCTCGGCACGATGGCCAGCAAGCTCGCCCGTGAGCGCTGCTCGCCGCTCGCCGTGCAGGAGCGCATCGCCGACACCTTCCGCGCGGCGCAGGATCACGCGGGCGCGTGCGGTCTCCGGCCCGACGTGCGTCGCCCCCTCGCGATGCAGTGGCTCACGACCTTCCACCACTTCCGCTCGTGGGCCACGATCAACGCGGGCGTCTACCTCGCGGGGCACATTCGCCCGGCCGGCGAGAAGAAGCGCGAGCGCATCCACCCGCAAATCGGCCGCTGA
- a CDS encoding cobalamin-dependent protein (Presence of a B(12) (cobalamin)-binding domain implies dependence on cobalamin itself, in one of its several forms, or in some unusual lineages, dependence on a cobalamin-like analog.), with protein MHPPDAPSAPIRAYGDREGDGMVQMSFVLPLPPSAKAREAAKRFAAEHGLREPLVSTMEECAKGFSYFVVYGHSVHSVDVAQIDVPEIRTEPLTREEVEHRIKARLGRKIVVVGACTGSDAHTVGIDAILNYKGYAGDKGLESYKGFEAFNLGAQVENEQLAERARALKADAILVSQIITQRNCHKENALALIDLLKKQGYRDKVLVLLGGPRIDHKLALELGFDAGFGPGTKPSDVASYLVEHLAAPHASPEP; from the coding sequence ATGCACCCACCCGACGCTCCCAGCGCCCCCATTCGCGCGTACGGCGACCGCGAGGGCGACGGCATGGTCCAAATGTCGTTCGTGCTCCCCCTTCCCCCTTCGGCCAAGGCGCGCGAGGCCGCGAAGCGCTTCGCCGCCGAGCACGGCCTCCGCGAGCCGCTCGTCTCGACGATGGAAGAGTGCGCAAAGGGGTTCTCGTACTTCGTCGTCTACGGGCACTCCGTCCACTCGGTCGACGTGGCCCAGATCGACGTCCCCGAGATCCGCACCGAGCCCCTCACGCGCGAGGAGGTCGAGCACCGCATCAAGGCGCGCCTCGGCCGAAAGATCGTCGTCGTGGGCGCGTGCACGGGCTCCGACGCGCACACCGTCGGCATCGACGCGATCCTCAACTACAAGGGCTACGCGGGCGACAAAGGCCTCGAGAGCTACAAGGGCTTCGAGGCCTTCAACCTGGGCGCGCAGGTCGAGAACGAGCAGCTCGCGGAGCGCGCGCGGGCCCTCAAGGCCGACGCCATCCTCGTGAGCCAGATCATCACGCAGCGGAACTGCCACAAAGAGAACGCGCTCGCGCTCATCGATCTGCTGAAAAAACAAGGGTACCGCGACAAGGTGCTCGTGCTCCTCGGCGGGCCTCGCATCGACCACAAGCTCGCCCTCGAGCTCGGCTTCGACGCGGGCTTCGGCCCCGGCACCAAACCGAGCGACGTCGCCTCGTACCTCGTCGAGCACCTCGCGGCGCCCCACGCGAGCCCCGAGCCCTGA